From the Limanda limanda chromosome 2, fLimLim1.1, whole genome shotgun sequence genome, one window contains:
- the LOC132996871 gene encoding E3 ubiquitin-protein ligase RBBP6-like, whose amino-acid sequence MSCVHYKFSSKLDYNTVTFDGLHITLNELKKQIMGRERLKATDCDLQITNAQTREEYTDDEVHIPKHSSVIVRRTPLGGVKPAGRTFIVDRSDTAVVGPSRPTDSSPSMSLAQLAKTPNLVDANASEEDKIKAMMSQSNHEYDPIHYSKKAVGPPPAHYTCYRCGKAGHYIRQCPMLLVQDKSVEGPKPVRISKGIPQSFMVKAEPGTKGAMLTSTGEYAIPAIDAEAYAQGKKERPPFVPHDQSSSEDDADPIPDELLCPICNDLMTDAVVIPCCGNSYCDDCIRTALLDSEEHICFTCRQSDVSPDNLIANKFLRQAVNNFKNETGYTKLVRKQVQQAALPPPRFQMSRPRHSRQQDPLLANVTHPPPAIVPTAAPQTQVQPPAPSPPAPVPAPVSTAATATATAAAPTPPHAAAVEDQDVSPAPAPVADQHSPMHSTSQGEPPPPGEMDPEPTVRRSPENNPEIGPHGYHLSVLGPPPPIRPPHPSGHQSRPHHPHRGVGRHWERSFRGRGDHPPGHLQTAPPPGPAPPVYPSPSMYPPPPQSYPPPYTSGLLPPPIGYPPQPIYAPGPPGLNPPWIPPGIQPPLPHLGPPPSQPPLSKEEFYRQRHRQDKTTSKLDEFTKDFHKELMKYRNPPKRRRPSYSRSRSFSRSPFSRSPYTRSRSRSRSRSYSYSQSRSRSRSRSHGRSFPRSPYARHNGRSYGRSRSRSRSRSRSYGYRRSGSPRSPPPFRAGPWEGAEGPAPFRSRSRSPGGFRNRSPGGRKPPPRELPPYELKGPSPGGHDRWERERYRQWEKEYTDWYNKYYKDYDNQHPSLHHRGRGSRDRERDRMSPLPRDYSPQGRGRRGREERGAPPHHPPSSSSSGTKSSTKVLKTKKAKKKRPGEEPETSHHSADRGDATPVRDEPMDEIPSINKTPPSSSKPASGSGVAKAATSKSPAAPAKPSNKTVSKTQSDKTRKEKAQKVKPKVKTEAVKTEAVKAKNDKVKKKTAEVVVIKKKDSSSSSSSVAKPVKTIKANPEDNFNSTPPKKEKSKSSSVRPPLLKTPPLSSGILPLPHPSLHDGPRLSHDIRGRRDLPTGSGLLPISHPHGLPLHHGPPPPLDGRRRMGDEGRSLLGPPPGKLRRIDGLGGCSDVLSHSHMSHQPPLHRLQLSSDRPGLLPLPGSRETFRGDADRGTIRPLMDLPMPLAQRRIKLNRDLGRKGSTETSASDRAPSGPEKMSSTSDRSASSSVSEGDRSNSTTEGAGRKERSASAERRASRERPGSAGERLQGSDREQDRVSGPDRDRDRVSASDRDRGVGSERERERDRVSGSSSQKVAATTDRDGDRERSARTERRTTSGGSGGGRSVCLDKVTIGEKSTTSRNPPDHQEKPSVSSKERSEGSERAAKSDRSVSKDRTERSVPSGEKPAAAQKEAVKDGEGSVVKSKPRISRKVLTSHSSSTSSRSTQETKRSSEKDQKSVSSKPAELPPTSPVNSRGRSPSISPAASLAREEPLIQPPPRSKWEREDDEEGQENGATEPKEPSPVPQRSRGREGQTETPKPVKSEGRESVREEKRGAVREEKKMRAPREEGKGVRVAQANSDKPTKSKMVREEGRGLKDEGRSAVREEGRGVTVKEERSAEGRGGGGREESRGPEPRRQRLCSDLGRETDEAAFVPDYSEGEGSEPERGRSSPSQSVSQASRSGSQSNPSDSGTTTTADKKKKKHKKHKKHKKHKKHGSQEKAEPKEPKEHKHKHKKKKHKKNKDKDGEEEEEKTEKAEEPAPC is encoded by the exons ATGTCGTGTGTTCACTATAAGTTTTCTTCCAAACTGGACTACAACACAGTCACGTTCGATGGGCTGCATATCACCCTGAACGAGCTCAAAAAGCAGATAATGGGCCGGGAGCGCCTGAAGGCCACAGACTGCGACCTGCAGATCACCAATGCGCAGACTCGAGAAG AATATACCGATGATGAAGTCCACATCCCGAAACACTCCTCCGTGATTGTGCGTCGCACTCCGCTTGGTGGAGTAAAGCCCGCTGGCAGGACGTTCATTGT agaTCGTTCTGACACAGCTGTGGTTGGACCATCTAGACCC ACGGATTCTTCTCCTTCTATGTCACTTGCCCAACTCGCCAAG ACGCCTAACCTGGTTGATGCAAATGCATCAGAGGAAGACAAGATCAAAGCCATGATGTCTCAGTCAAACCATGAATATGACCCCATACA TTATTCCAAGAAAGCAGTTGGACCTCCACCCGCTCACTATACCTGCTATCGTTGTGGAAAGGCTGGTCATTACATTCGACAGTGCCCCATGCTGTTG GTACAGGACAAGAGTGTGGAGGGTCCTAAGCCAGTTAGGATAAGTAAGGGGATTCCTCAGAGTTTCATGGTGAAAGCAGAGCCTGGCACCAAAGGAGCCATGTTAACCAGTACTGGAGAATATGCAATACCTGCAATAGATGC GGAAGCGTACGCACAAGGAAAGAAGGAGCGCCCCCCCTTTGTTCCACATGACCAGTCATCATCTGAGGACGATGCAGACCCAATCCCTGACGAGCTCCTGTGTCCAATCTGCAACGACCTGATGACGGACGCAGTAGTTATACCCTGCTGCGGAAACAGTTACTGTGATGATT GTATCCGGACGGCCTTACTGGACTCAGAGGAGCACATCTGCTTCACATGCAGACAATCAGATGTTTCACCTGATAATCTTATCGCCAACAAATTTCTTCGACAG GCCGTGAATAACTTCAAGAATGAAACAGGATACACCAAACTCGTACGCAAGCAGGTCCAACAGGCAGCGCTGCCTCCGCCTCGCTTCCAGATGTCCAGGCCTCGGCACTCAAGACAGCAGGACCCACTTCTGGCCAATGTCACTCACCCACCCCCTGCAATCGTACCCACTGCTGCACCTCAAACACAGGTTCAGCCCCCTgcaccctctcctcctgctcctgttccTGCTCCTGTTTCCACTGCTGCGactgctactgctactgctgctgctcctactccacctcatgctgctgctgtcgaAGATCAAGATGTTTCACCAGCTCCGGCACCTGTCGCTGACCAACATTCTCCTATGCACTCTACCAGCCAGGGCGAACCACCCCCACCTGG TGAAATGGATCCAGAACCTACTGTGAGACGAAGCCCAGAAAATAACCCAGAAATTGGACCACAC GGTTACCATTTATCTGTTCTTGGCCCACCACCACCGATCAGGCCACCACATCCATCAG gtCACCAGTCACGGCCCCATCACCCTCACCGAGGGGTAGGCAGACACTGGGAGAG GTCCTTCAGAGGTAGAGGAGACCACCCTCCGGGCCACCTCCAAACAGCTCCACCTCCTGGACCAGCTCCTCCGGTGTACCCGTCTCCATCCATGTACCCGCCCCCTCCACAGTCCTACCCTCCTCCATACACCTCTGGCCTTCTACCTCCTCCGATCGGTTACCCGCCTCAGCCAATTTATGCCCCTGGACCACCGGGGCTAAACCCTCCCTGGATCCCCCCTGGTATCCAGCCCCCTTTACCCCACCTTGGACCCCCTCCCTCTCAGCCCCCCCTCTCTAAGGAAGAATTCTATAGACAAAGGCACCGACAGGACAA AACTACATCCAAACTGGATGaatttactaaagacttccacAAAGAGCTGATGAAGTACAGAAATCCACCAAAGAGAAGAAGACCATCTTATTCCAG GTCCCGGTCATTCAGTCGTTCTCCATTCAGCCGCTCTCCGTACACTCGATCTAGATCAAGATCTAGATCCAGGTCTTACTCTTATTCCCAGAGTCGATCCCGCTCCCGTTCACGCTCCCATGGGCGGTCTTTTCCACGCTCCCCTTATGCCAGGCACAATGGACGCAGTTATGGACGTTCACGGTCAAGGTCCCGCTCCCGCTCGCGGTCTTATGGGTATCGCCGCTCTGGCTCTCCGcggtctcctcctcccttccggGCCGGACCCTGGGAGGGAGCAGAAGGACCAGCACCCTTCAGGTCCCGGTCTCGCTCACCTGGTGGCTTCCGGAACCGCAGCCCTGGTGGACGGAAGCCACCTCCTCGGGAGCTTCCACCGTATGAACTCAAGGGACCAAGTCCTGGAGGCCATGATCGCTGGGAGAGAGAACGGTATCGACAATGGGAAAAGGAGTACACAGACTGGTACAACAAATACTACAAAGACTACGACAACCAACATCCCTCACTTCATCACAGAGGTCGCGGCAGCAGAGATAGGGAGAGGGACAGAATGTCTCCGTTACCCAGAGATTACTCCCCtcaggggagaggaagaagaggtagGGAAGAGAGAGGTGCTCCCCCTCaccatcctccatcctcttcatcatcagggACTAAGTCCAGCACAAAAGTCCttaaaacaaagaaagcaaAAAAGAAGAGGCCCGGGGAGGAACCTGAGACATCACACCATTCAGCAGACAGAGGTGATGCTACTCCTGTCAGAGATGAACCGATGGATGAAATCCCCTCAATCAATAAAACACCTCCCAGCTCCTCAAAACCTGCATCTGGCTCAGGAGTCGCTAAAGCTGCTACTTCAAAAAGTCCTGCTGCACCTGCTAAGCCCTCAAACAAGACCGTATCCAAGACCCAGTCTGATAAGACCAGGAAAGAGAAGGCTCAGAAAGTAAAACCTAAAGTGAAGACAGAGGCTGTGAAGACAGAGGCTGTGAAGGCAAAGAACGACAaggtaaagaaaaagacagcAGAAGTAGTGGTCATCAAAAAGAAAgactcctcgtcctcgtcctcctctgtcgCTAAACCCGTTAAGACCATTAAGGCAAATCCAGAAGATAATTTCAACTCAACTCccccaaaaaaggaaaagagtaaAAGCTCTTCAGTGAGGCCTCCCCTGCTTAAGACCCCTCCACTGTCCTCCGGGATCCTTCCTCTACCTCATCCTTCTCTTCACGATGGCCCTCGACTCAGCCATGACATTCGGGGAAGAAGAGATCTTCCAACAGGTAGTGGTCTCCTCCCAATCTCCCATCCACATGGACTCCCGCTCCACCATGGACCTCCCCCACCGTTGGACGGACGGCGGAGGATGGGGGATGAGGGACGCTCTTTACTGGGACCTCCTCCTGGAAAGCTGCGGAGGATAGATGGATTAGGGGGTTGCAGCGATGTCCTCTCCCACTCACACATGTCTCACCAGCCCCCCCTCCACAGACTCCAACTCTCTTCAGACAGACCCGGTCTTCTTCCCCTGCCTGGGAGCCGTGAGACGTTCCGAGGAGATGCAGATCGAGGAACCATTAGACCTCTAATGGACCTGCCG ATGCCGCTCGCCCAGAGGAGGATCAAGTTGAACAGAGATCTGGGGAGAAAAGGCAGCACTGAGACATCTGCCTCAGACAGAGCACCATCAGGTCCTGAGAAGATGTCGTCCACATCAGACCGATCAGCTTCTTCCAGCGTTTCCGAAGGTGACAGATCCAACAGTACAACAGAAGGAGCTGGACGAAAGGAGCGGTCTGcctctgcagagaggagagcctCTCGCGAAAGACCAGGGAGTGCTGGAGAGAGACTGCAGGGCTCAGACCGAGAGCAGGACAGAGTCTCAGGACCAGACAGAGATCGAGACAGAGTGTCTgcatcagacagagacagaggtgtgGGTTctgaaagagagcgagagagggacaGGGTTTCGGGATCGAGCTCTCAGAAAGTAGCAGCGACAACGGACAGAGACGGCGACAGAGAGAGGTCAGCGCGGACAGAACGAAGGACCACCAGTGGTGGAAGTGGAGGAGGGCGGTCGGTCTGTCTGGATAAAGTGACCATTGGTGAAAAATCCACTACCAGCAGGAACCCGCCAGACCATCAAGAGAAACCAAGCGTGTCCTCCAAGGAGAGAAGTGAAGGTTCAGAAAGAGCTGCTAAATCTGACAG GAGTGTGTCCAAAGACAGAACAGAGAGGAGTGTCCCCTCAGGAGAGaaaccagctgctgctcagaaAGAAG CGGTGAAAGATGGCGAAGGGTCTGTTGTGAAGAGCAAACCCAGGATCAGTCGAAAGGTTCTGACGAGtcacagcagctccaccag CTCTCGGTCGACTCAGGAAACGAAGAGGAGCTCAGAAAAAGACCAGAAGAGCGTATCCTCTAAACCTGCAGAGCTGCCCCCCACTAGCCCTGTGAACTCCAGAGGCCGCAGCCCCAGTATCAGCCCAGCAGCCAGCCTGGCCAGAGAGGAGCCACTCATTCAGCCTCCTCCTCGCTCCAAATGGGAGcgagaggatgatgaagaagggCAGGAAAATGGAGCCACTGAACCCAAGGAGCCCTCACCGGTGCCTCAGAGGAGCCGAGGCAGAGAGGGGCAGACCGAGACTCCTAAACCAGTCAAGAGCGAAGGCCGGGAGTCTGtcagggaggaaaagaggggagcggtgagggaggagaagaaaatgagAGCACCAAGGGAAGAGGGTAAGGGTGTGAGGGTGGCACAGGCAAATTCTGACAAACcaaccaaatccaaaatggttagggaggagggaagaggattAAAAGATGAAGGGAGATCTGCAGTCAgggaagaggggagaggagtgACCGTGAAGGAGGAGAGATCAGCAGAAGGGAGAggcggaggaggacgagaggagagtCGTGGTCCAGAGCCCAGGAGACAACGTTTGTGTTCTGACCTGGGCCGTGAGACGGACGAGGCCGCCTTCGTCCCCGACTACAGCGAAGGTGAAGGCTCGGAGCCggagagaggaaggagcagcCCCAGCCAGTCCGTCAGCCAAGCCTCCCGAAGCGGCAGCCAGAGCAACCCCAGCGACTCGGGGACCACAACCACTGCagacaagaaaaagaagaaacacaagaaacacaagaaacacaaaaagcacAAGAAGCACGGCAGTCAGGAAAAAGCAGAGCCCAAGGAGCCCAAGGagcacaagcacaaacacaagaagaagaaacacaaaaagaacaaagacaaagatggggaggaggaggaggagaagacggagAAAGCAGAAGAGCCGGCTCCATGCTAA